A region from the Pseudomonas sp. P8_229 genome encodes:
- the fliT gene encoding flagellar protein FliT — protein MSLVLQRIADTREALVSALAERNWEAIGELDLACRSCMEDVMAEASLDEEALRSHLEELLHVYKELLEAAMGERQAIANEMSQITQAQKAAKVYHLFG, from the coding sequence ATGAGTCTTGTATTGCAGCGAATCGCAGATACCCGTGAAGCGTTGGTCAGCGCGCTGGCCGAGCGTAACTGGGAGGCCATTGGCGAGTTGGATCTGGCTTGCCGTTCCTGCATGGAAGACGTCATGGCCGAGGCCTCGCTGGATGAGGAGGCCTTGCGCAGTCACCTTGAGGAGTTGCTCCACGTGTACAAGGAGCTTCTTGAGGCCGCGATGGGTGAGCGGCAGGCGATAGCCAACGAGATGTCGCAGATCACCCAAGCGCAAAAGGCGGCAAAGGTTTACCATCTGTTTGGTTAA